A genomic stretch from Sceloporus undulatus isolate JIND9_A2432 ecotype Alabama chromosome 5, SceUnd_v1.1, whole genome shotgun sequence includes:
- the LOC121930860 gene encoding serine/arginine repetitive matrix protein 2-like, with protein sequence MWKFFAGCDLQVSCGFMQFLDFALTDKSELNLDSHIFVAPPETAPRTLCGNNDREGKAREEKQTTTGHRRKPQNNREGDTRPRTAKRKKRPKNRSNGQKKREQKTKNKRNSAKTKRGADTKRTSGATQPTHTTDPAARRGKAHRQRTRKQRSAQEREQPKANKDRAAGGQRRKSHKPRDRGEGTRAGRETKAAQRRNQRQTRKQPPKTQGRQQTTGPREARNNNAPARAQGPPTNKQTDTAREKDSRATRQPKGGGQPPEKPENEKKGNGGRAAAQETDAGARETGTKTPQKQRKAAAQKKRAKNQRKHPKKPKTNAPKTAHSTAKDQENPKTQPRSQTANETTRAERNDATTQKTHRRHKEAAKRSETTHARSHRTPSTSTPKTPGKTTHAAPEKPRQRPNPKTRGQTRNPKARTQHRHPPKTKRQKTSGAPKTRRQNTNRAAPKPPSARRPHRRKPTKRSPPRAPAPRSTPSSRPPRAQPGHGPAPTPRNAGRNPPQPPRPPPTPRHRTPAPAEPGPTTKPTTRRPRPENGPQPPDDAKHHPSTAKPGKPPPTPATPPQNPTPRTRQPAPPTPPQPQPKTPAPTPTHNHPPPPAPGNSTNQAARKRQTRTRPPARKGAPRPQERADRRRRARHTDRKKRTRRAGERTNSRGEGAADTTPGKHPPTRAPQSRTKTKDHEKQPKQPDQPRARKAKPETTTENPTAAQPRTPKKNKTKTNPQTASQPAAPPPKQKTTTEPKQTAPRAPQTEKKKPKNETAQTPANPRPPQRRNRKTTKHQTASQPAAPQRRNQKATTEDAQRASQPARPQRPKPKPQHKPQKPPTRAARKRPKQKPQPKTPKTASQTAAPQNETRNTERKTQTEPAPRGPKSERNREPQAKTKDRPAPTRGPPRQKTETTDRTPTATTTAHPEDRKQKTQPKDTNTPQPAAPAKPNQKPHRKPQRKKTPAPAKTEKQKPKPKTQTASQPARPKDETRNHNRNTKRPANPRRPPKDRNHKTTTAPRRPANKAPTKTETNHNRNPHSSHKPGAQKTETKHNKPKRATNPRARKKETRNHNRPQTQPTRAPDRDQNTTEPQTAAKQRAGASGPPNETKTTTETPNSSQPGRRTSRPKQNDKTGGRGKTKNGKGKREEQRGQTAQPGGAAQKPPSHPRRHQQTAANSPRTDTTRGNPKKRNPAQKRRPRKTPGRRQRAAEGNQPPSPSATAKNGAPAETQRKEGTRQSTAETGRQQQPKPEPRPEGRAPTRGAPAGQQTGPGRGKGPKTHRASRPTKHTRKPEKPDNRARPRARNQRHTRAAHKAKGADENQNSTQERRARQGHTERHTHGRTKAEQTQTRKRQAGHREANRTEPREKRGNRTHGKKSKQNPGPNGATRKRGTKPTTESQSGKAAPTRGGRPSDATQKATKNTAEREAKREGTQQARHEQPTPEGNRKQQDTRAQDSEQRNAAPTQPERPRAKTTRARARRKPRRDGGKPRPRAKHKPTKRKKQDEGTKTKKPPKTAKKTEKRKAPQAAAPRPNGGGKTTAPRRRTADRGARRRRTDRTRGQGKKAKKKKTGQRKGNEARGSHTHADAPKNRPNRKGSKTQQTPRQTPGGGGAAAAHEQPEENQKTGQGNSASRKGGGKPSAGTGRPRGPKTGGKGTRREQERGGEGPGKKRRAGRERGKRRRARDKARQARKDKKDKGAAAEKRERRSEAARDDSATSESRSTKKKRRKEKGRSEGRKRRKGAANAEEEKRRKERPENKSRAGEREREKTKRRNKGSEDEEKERETTRKKQNKGQSREQGEEKPPKQGRGARARRRGEHGQRRRQRGSARKRKKKERTHREGEDESETSKARQNRDRAAHARNQKQQKPPRKSGGKPAEPRGQKETKKHTTTTTTGEGRRRRKKNRGRQRPAEAAQETEPKNRPQRKKQNQHAAPHAKETKLATRKAGEPGPGGAQDHRRERKRRDARPNPEPRQRTHKKGRPHGRGRNNEHQRAGARERGSSRHEKPPAGQQGQPTPRRGGHTRRQKKRRAHKHKATSHTEQASKESGKTQQGARKHGGEPQKQHHNKPPKRAAKNTGGPQQRPQAGNRDRTGNSRTGPKNRQKHKRREAPRADESTRPTAGAKARQTNEKPKNGRRQGPGKKEAAGRSHTPQKTKGQGDGSRGSQEAHQKRGRTQGRPNAPPNNRNRQPERREAGGEQRQHNRTRHAGDKTTPARGQSDQEHQGKAQRTRSASTRGENRETHTTQAEKPRRKQKTGEEPPGRTKSKPDNTKRKQEQRPPAGRRDQQNPEQRGAGNPRSRQNQQKKTQPQRGQPDERDKHRKAQTRHQEKGKEAATEGGPTTGQRGHEERADTKTPQRQTKRRNEKEQNRAAGTAKPPSTTQEQRRGHTAPGRRQEQDARHPQNRQTQPGDRPQRQRQQGPGTPRQKTQRTDGRRHTEAAQTTPKQTRRKTSNTQGKKKTPQARRDNRKRRNSSTREQPPAQRGPTRQRKEEDSTTDQENTTEPKGGQDTAQNSTPEATRKTKHEQATRPDAAAKSDEGQNEAKHTQRPQAEQSDQQQKRQPRPAEQGKRRTQPKAPHGKRKRNTNDGASTTAQKRGRRARKRERQKSEDRRTGNRNKPTARRKQNPPQRRKERTTNANREEEGEKAGARSPHHTQREREARTKCRASGERKTRRGGHARQKENASPTPTHKAKKNRREANQRQTRQKARRAAAPPAPQQGKTTNTAQGQTNRNHNQKQSQGEKKQPNTAKHKAGSSTERTTKQQTGSNKKRAAEGPRGGHNEPGQPPTEGRAGHNADAKGHNKSPTGRAPTDRRRHARGAQPGRQAHRGTRSDRTSKSKATNTPDASKRRNGKTTNANKTGQKTQENPPKQNQKTEHKQHNTRQERTRKNNSNRHTPNDQTATKERSKHQAAARRKKARTGAAATREQNRRKHTKKERKPKRNKEKDEDRAKERK encoded by the exons GAACAACGACAGGGAGGGGAAAGCCCGAGAGGAAAAGCAGACAACCACGGGCCACCGGAGAAAACCACAAAACAACCGAGAGGGAGACACCCGACCAAGAACAGCAAAACGCAAAAAGCGGCCAAAAAACCGAAGCAACGGCCAGAAAAAGcgggaacaaaaaacaaaaaacaaaagaaacagcgCGAAAACCAAAAGAGGGGCCGACACAAAACGAACCAGCGGGGCCACGCAGCCAACCCACACCACCGACCCGGCGGCCCGGAGAGGCAAGGCACACAGGCAACGGACCCGAAAACAGCGGAGCGCGCAGGAGCGAGAGCAACCGAAGGCCAACAAGGACAGGGCAGCGGGGGGCCAGCGCCGCAAAAGCCACAAACCCAGAGACAGAGGGGAAGGCACACGGGCCGGCAGAGAAACGAAAGCGGCCCAGCGCCGCAACCAACGCCAAACACGCAAGCAACCACCGAAGACCCAAGGGCGGCAACAGACAACGGGACCCCgagaggcacgcaacaacaacgcACCGGCCCGCGCACAGGGCCcgcccacaaacaaacaaaccgacACGGCCAGGGAGAAGGACAGCAGGGCAACGCGGCAGCCCAAAGGGGGCGGCCAGCCACCCGAAAAGCCGGAAAACGAAAAAAAAGGCAACGGCGGCAGGGCCGCCGCCCAAGAAACGGACGCAGGGGCGAGAGAAACAGGAaccaaaaccccccaaaaacaGAGAAAAGCCGCAGCGCAGAAGAAGCGCGCAAAGAACCAAAGAAAACACCCGAAAAAACCAAAAACGAACGCCCCAAAAACAGCCCACAGCACAGCAAAagaccaagaaaacccaaagacACAACCCCGCAGCCAGACAGCAAACGAGACGACGCGAGCAGAAAGAAACGACGCGACAACACAAAAAACGCACCGACGCCACAAGGAAGCAGCGAAACGCAGCGAAACAACGCACGCACGCAGCCACAGGACGCCAAGCACAAGCACGCCCAAAACACCGGGAAAAACAACGCACGCGGCCCCAGAAAAGCCCCGCCAGCGGCCCAACCCAAAAACACGCGGGCAAACACGCAACCCAAAAGCCCGCACACAGCACCGGCACCCCCCAAAGACAAAACGCCAAAAGACCAGCGGGGCACCGAAAACACGGCGCCAAAACACCAACCGCGCCGCCCCCAAGCCGCCAAGCGCCCGGCGCCCGCACCGCCGCAAGCCCACCAAGCGGAGCCCCCCCCGCGCCCCCGCGCCCAGGAGCACGCCGAGCTCCCGCCCCCCGCGGGCCCAACCCGGCCACGGCCCCGCGCCGACCCCCCGCAACGCCGGCCGCAACCCCCCACAGCCGCCCCGCCCCCCCCCAACGCCCCGCCACCGCACACCCGCGCCAGCGGAACCAGGACCAACCACCAAACCCACAACGCGCCGGCCACGACCGGAAAACGGCCCCCAGCCACCCGACGACGCGAAACACCACCCCAGCACGGCCAAACCGGGCAAACCCCCCCCCACGCCGGCAACGCCACCACAGAACCCCACCCCAAGGACCCGACAGCccgccccccccacccccccgcagCCCCAACCCAAAACACCAGCGCCCACCCCCACCcacaaccacccccccccccccgccccagggAACAGCACAAACCAGGCAGCCCGCAAGCGCCAAACCCGCACCCGCCCACCGGCAAGAAAGGGCGCCCCCCGGCCCCAAGAGAGGGCCGACCGCCGGAGGCGAGCCCGGCACACAGACAGGAAAAAACGCACCCGGCGGGCAGGGGAAAGAACGAACAGCAGAGGAGAGGGCGCCGCCGACACGACGCCAGGGAAACACCCCCCAACCCGCGCGCCGCAAAGCCGAACCAAAACCAAAGACCACGAAAAGCAGCCCAAACAGCCAGACCAACCCCGCGCCCGCAAAGCCAAACCAGAAACCACAACCGAAAACCCCACAGCCGCCCAACCCCGCaccccaaagaaaaacaaaacaaaaaccaaccccCAAACAGCCAGCCAACCCGCCGCGCCACCACCGAAACAGAAAACCACAACCGAACCCAAACAGACAGCACCCCGCGCCCCCCAAaccgaaaaaaaaaaaccaaagaacGAAACCGCCCAAACGCCAGCCAACCCGCGCCCACCCCAAAGACGAAACAGGAAAACAACCAAACACCAAACGGCAAGCCAACCCGCCGCCCCACAAAGACGAAACCAGAAAGCCACAACCGAAGACGCCCAGAGAGCCAGCCAACCCGCGCGCCCGCAAAGACCGAAACCAAAACCACAACATAAACCCCAAAAGCCACCAACCCGCGCGGCCCGCAAAAGACCGAAACAGAAACCACAACCGAAAACCCCCAAAACGGCCAGCCAAACCGCGGCGCCCCAAAACGAGACCAGAAACACAGAACGAAAAACCCAAACAGAGCCAGCACCGCGCGGCCCGAAAAGCGAGAGGAACAGAGAACCACAAGCGAAAACCAAAGACCGGCCAGCCCCAACACGCGGCCCCCCAAGACAGAAAACAGAAACCACAGACAGAACACCAACGGCCACAACCACGGCGCACCCAgaagacagaaaacagaaaacacaacCGAAGGACACCAACACGCCGCAACCCGCGGCGCCCGCAAAACCAAACCAGAAACCACACAGAAAACCCCAACGCAAGAAAACCCCGGCGCCCGCAAAGACCgagaaacaaaaaccaaaaccgAAAACACAAACGGCCAGCCAACCCGCGCGCCCAAAAGACGAGACAAGAAACCACAACCGAAACACCAAACGGCCAGCCAACCCGCGGCGCCCCCCCAAAGACAGAAACCACAAAACCACAACCGCCCCAAGACGGCCAGCCAACAAAGCGCCCACAAAGACAGAAACAAACCACAACCGAAACCCCCACAGCAGCCACAAACCCGGCGCCCAGAAGACcgaaacaaaacacaacaaacccAAACGGGCCACCAACCCGCGAGCCCGCAAGAAAGAGACCAGAAACCACAACCGACCCCAAACCCAGCCAACCCGCGCCCCAGACCGAGACCAAAACACAACCGAACCCCAAACAGCCGCCAAACAGCGAGCCGGCGCGAGCGGCCCCCCAAACGAAACCAAAACAACAACCGAAACCCCAAACAGCAGCCAACCCGGCCGGCGCACAAGCCGCCCCAAACAAAACGACAAGACAGGCggaaggggaaaaacaaaaaacggaaaagggaagagggaagaacAAAGGGGGCAAACCGCGCAACCAGGGGGGGCAGCCCAAAAACCCCCCAGCCACCCCCGCCGGCACCAGCAAACAGCCGCAAACAGCCCAAGGACAGACACCACCCGCGGAAACCCCAAAAAACGCAACCCAGCGCAAAAAAGGCGGCCACGGAAAACACCGGGACGACGGCAAAGGGCCGCCGAGGGAAACCAGCCACCCAGCCCGAGCGCGACAGCAAAAAACGGCGCCCCCGCAGAGACACAACGCAAAGAGGGAACACGGCAGAGCACCGCGGAAACGGGGCGGCAGCAACAGCCCAAGCCCGAACCGCGCCCAGAAGGCAGGGCGCCAACCAGGGGAGCGCCCGCCGGACAGCAGACAGGGCCAGGCCGGGGGAaggggcccaaaacacacagagcCAGCCGACCAACAAAACACACGAGGAAGCCGGAGAAACCAGACAACCGAGCACGGCCAAGGGCACGCAACCAGCGGCACACACGCGCCGCACACAAGGCCAAAGGGGCGGACGAAAACCAAAACAGCACGCAAGAAAGAAGAGCCAGGCAGGGGCACACCGAAAGGCACACACACGGGCGAACCAAAGCAGAGCAAACGCAGACGCGGAAACGCCAAGCAGGGCACCGGGAAGCCAACCGAACGGAGCCGAGGGAGAAGAGGGGGAACCGAACGCAcggaaaaaaaagcaaacaaaacccgGGGCCGAACGGCGCGACGCGCAAGCGGGGAACAAAACCAACAACCGAGAGCCAGAGCGGAAAGGCCGCGCCAACGCGGGGCGGCAGGCCAAGCGACGCGACGCAGAAAGCGACAAAGAACACAGCAGAGCGAGAAGCGAAGCGCGAGGGAACGCAGCAGGCAAGGCACGAGCAACCAACACCAGAGGGCAACCGCAAGCAACAGGACACCCGCGCGCAAGACAGCGAGCAGAGGAACGCAGCACCGACGCAACCAGAACGCCCCCGCGCAAAGACAACGAGAGCCAGAGCCAGAAGAAAGCCACGACGCGACGGCGGCAAACCGCGGCCACGGGCAAAACACAAACCgacaaagaggaaaaaacagGACGAAGGGACAAagacaaaaaaacccccaaaaaccgCAAAAAAAACCGAAAAACGGAAGGCACCGCAGGCCGCCGCGCCCCGCCCCAACGGGGGGGGCAAAACGACGGCCCCACGCCGCAGGACGGCAGACCGGGGAGCACGACGACGACGCACAGACCGGACACGAGGGCagggaaaaaaagcaaaaaaaaaaaagacgggACAACGCAAGGGCAACGAGGCGCGCGGAAGCCACACACACGCCGACGCGCCGAAAAACAGACCAAACAGAAAAGGAAGCAAGACACAACAGACCCCCCGGCaaaccccggggggggggggggcggcagcgGCGCACGAGCAACCCGAAGAAAACCAGAAAACAGGCCAAGGGAACAGCGCAAGCCGAAAAGGCGGGGGCAAGCCGAGCGCCGGAACGGGCCGCCCCCGAGGGCCAAAGACGGGGGGCAAAGGAAcgaggagggagcaagagagagggggggagggaccGGGAAAGAAGCGCCGAGCAGGACGCGAGAGGGGGAAGCGACGACGCGCGAGAGATAAAGCACGGCAAGCCAGGAaagacaagaaagacaagggagcggcggcagaaaagagggagagacGGAGCGAAGCAGCACGAGACGACAGCGCGACCAGCGAGAGCAGGAGCACG aaaaagaagcgcAGGAAAGAAAAAGGGCGGAGcgaggggagaaagagaaggaaaggagcgGCCAACgcggaggaagagaaaaggagaaaagagagaccaGAGAACAAAAGCCgagcaggggagagagagagggagaaaacaaAAAGACGAAACAAAGGAAGCGAAGACGAAGAGAAAGAGCGAGAGACAACGAGGAAGAAGCAGAACAAAGGGCAAAGCAGGGAACAAGGGGAAGAGAAGCCGCCGAAACAAGGGCGGGGAGCGCGAGCGCGGCGCAGGGGAGAACACGGGCAAAGAAGAAGACAGCGGGGAAgcgcaagaaaaagaaaaaagaaagaacggACGCACAGGGAGGGGGAGGACGAAAGCGAAACCAGCAAAGCGCGACAAAACCGGGACCGGGCAGCACACGCGCGCAACCAAAAACAGCAAAAACCACCGCGAAAAAGCGGCGGAAAACCAGCAGAGCCCAGAGGccaaaaggaaacaaagaaacacacaacaacaacaacaacaggggaagGCCGCAGGCGCCGCAAGAAAAACAGGGGACGACAACGCCCCGCCGAAGCAGCGCAAGAGACGGAGCCGAAAAACCGCCCACAGCGCAAAAAGCAGAACCAACACGCCGCGCCGCACGCAAAAGAAACAAAGCTGGCCACGCGAAAAGCGGGCGAACCAGGCCCCGGGGGGGCGCAGGACCACCGGAGGGAAAGGAAGCGGCGGGACGCCCGCCCAAACCCCGAACCGCGGCAACGGACCCACAAAAAGGGACGGCCGCACGGACGCGGGCGCAACAACGAGCACCAGCGCGCAGGCGCACGCGAAAGAGGGAGCAGTCGACACGAGAAACCGCCAGCCGGCCAGCAGGGACAGCCGACGCCAAGGAGAGGGGGACACACAAGGCGCCAAAAGAAACGAAGAGCGCACAAACACAAAGCCACAAGCCACACAGAGCAAGCCAGCAAGGAAAGCGGCAAAACGCAACAAGGCGCGAGGAAGCACGGGGGGGAACCACAGAAGCAAcaccacaacaaaccaccaaaaCGCGCCGCGAAAAACACAGGAGGGCCGCAGCAGCGGCCCCAGGCGGGGAACAGGGACAGAACCGGAAACAGCAGGACCGGACCCAAGAACCGGCAGAAACACAAGAGGCGCGAGGCGCCACGCGCGGACGAAAGCACGCGACCGACCGCAGGAGCGAAGGCGAGACAAACAAACGAGAAGCCAAAAAACGGACGACGACAGGGCCCGGGCAAAAAGGAAGCAGCCGGCCGAAGCCACACGCCCCAAAAAACAAAGGGGCAGGGAGACGGCAGCCGCGGCAGCCAAGAAGCACACCAAAAGCGGGGAAGAACGCAGGGGAGACCCAACGCCCCGCCGAACAACCGGAACAGACAGCCGGAGCGCCGCGAGGCGGGCGGAGAGCAGCGACAGCACAACCGGACAAGGCACGCAGGAGACAAAACCACACCAGCACGGGGCCAAAGCGACCAAGAACACCAGGGAAAAGCGCAGCGAACCAGAAGCGCCAGCACAAGGGGGGAGAACCGGGAAACCCACACCACACAGGCGGAAAAACCCCGAAGAAAACAAAAAACGGGAGAAGAGCCCCCGGGGCGGACAAAAAGCAAACCGGACAACACAAA GCGAAAACAAGAACAGAGGCCCCCCGCCGGCCGGAGGGACCAGCAAAACCCCGAACAGAGGGGCGCGGGAAACCCAAGAAGCCGCCAAAACCAGCAGAAGAAGACACAGCCACAAAGAGGCCAACCGGACGAAAGAGACAAACACCGGAAGGCCCAAACAAGACAccaggaaaagggaaaggaggcaGCAACCGAGGGGGGCCCGACCACCGGCCAGAGGGGGCACGAGGAAAGGGCGGACACAAAGACCCCACAACGACAGACCAAAAGGAGGAACGAGAAGGAACAGAACAGGGCAGCCGGGACGGCCAAACCACCGAGCACCACGCAGGAACAACGCCGAGGCCACACGGCACCAGGGCGAAGACAGGAACAGGACGCGAGACACCCCCAGAACAGACAAACACAGCCGGGAGACCGACCCCAGCGACAGAGGCAGCAGGGACCGGGGACACCCAGACAAAAGACACAACGCACCGACGGGCGGAGGCACACCGAGGCGGCGCAGACCACCCCCAAGCAGACGAGGAGGAAGACCAGCAACAcgcaaggcaaaaaaaaaacaccacaggcAAGACGCGACAACAGGAAAAGAAGGAACAGCAGCACAAGAGAACAACCCCCAGCGCAAAGAGGCCCCACACggcagagaaaggaggaagacagCACAACAGACCAGGAAAACACCACCGaacccaaaggaggacaagacacggCCCAGAACAGCACCCCGGAAGCGACCCGAAAAACCAAACACGAGCAAGCCACGAGGCCAGACGCGGCAGCCAAAAGCGACGAGGGACAAAACGAAGCGAAACACACGCAACGGCCGCAAGCCGAACAAAGCGACCAACAACAAAAGCGCCAACCCAGACCGGCCGAACAAGGAAAGCGAAGAACGCAACCGAAAGCCCCCCACGGCAAACGCAAACGGAACACCAACGACGGGGCAAGCACAACAGCGCAAAAACGGGGACGACGCGCGCGAAAGAGAGAACGCCAAAAGAGCGAGGACCGCCGGACAGGCAACAGGAACAAGCCGACAGCGCGGCGCAAACAGAACCCACCACAAAGACGCAAGGAAAGGACAACCAACGCGAACAGGGAAGAGGAGGG GGAGAAAGCGGGAGCAAGAAGCCCACACCACACGCAACGAGAACGAGAAGCAAGGACAAAGTGCAGGGCAAGCGGGGAACGCAAAACGAGGCGCGGCGGGCACGCGAGACAAAAAGAAAACGCGAGCCCCACGCCCAcacacaaagcaaaaaaaaacagAAGGGAGGCAAACCAGAGGCAAACAAGACAAAAGGCGAGGCGGGCGGCCGCGCCGCCCGCCCCCCAGCAGGGCAAAACAACCAACACGGCCCAAGGACAAACAAACCGAAACCACAACCAAAAACAGAGCCAGGGCGAGAAAAAGCAGCCAAACACGGCGAAACACAAAGCAGGGAGCAGCACGGAACggacaacaaaacaacaaacaggaAGCAACAAAAAAAGAGCGGCAGAAGGCCCCCGCGGAGGACACAACGAGCCGGGCCAACCACCGACAGAGGGACGGGCGGGCCACAACGCAGACGCCAAAGGGCACAACAAAAGCCCGACAGGACGCGCGCCAACGGACCGCAGACGGCACGCCAGAGGGGCACAGCCAGGCCGGCAAGCACACCGAGGGACACGAAGCGACCGGACCAGCAAGAGCAAAGCGACCAACACCCCGGACGCAAGCAAACGGCGCAACGGCAAAACAACAAACGCAAACAAAACCGGCCAAAAAACGCAAGAAAACCCACCGAAGCAGAACCAAAAGACGGaacacaaacaacacaacacCCGACAAGAAAGAACgcgcaaaaacaacagcaaccggCACACACCCAACGACCAAACGGCAACCAAGGAACGCAGCAAACACCAGGCGGCGGCCAGAAG aaagaaggCACGAACAGGCGCAGCAGCGACACGAGAGCAAAACAGaagaaagcacacaaaaaaagaaagaaaaccaaaaagaaacaaagagaaagacGAGGACAgggcaaaggaaagaaag